The genomic interval GGCAATCACAACAAAATCTTTGTGAGCAAGTTTGTGCTGACTTAAGCGGAAACTCTCTCTTGCAACGCGTTTAAAGCGATTGCGACCCACCGCGGTCTTGATTTGCTTTTTGGGTACAGCAAGTCCTAAGCGAGGATGAGAAAGGGAGTTATCACGAGCAATAATAGTGAAATGAGGTGAGCCAGCTCGGTGAGCTTGCTGGAAGACATGTTGATAATGTTCGGGAGTTAACAAACGTAACTCCCGATTAAACGCGTACGTGTTCAAAATAAGCTAATGATTATTTTGAAAGGCGAGCACGGCCTTTAGCACG from Vibrio sp. HB236076 carries:
- the rnpA gene encoding ribonuclease P protein component; this encodes MLTPEHYQHVFQQAHRAGSPHFTIIARDNSLSHPRLGLAVPKKQIKTAVGRNRFKRVARESFRLSQHKLAHKDFVVIAKKSAQDLSNEELFQLFDKLWHRLSRPRPSRG